Within Roseisolibacter agri, the genomic segment CCTGCACTTCGGGCGCCCGATGGTGCCCGCGCACATCGCCGCGCTCGAGTCGCTGGTGAACGACCGGCCGTTCGACGTGGTCGCGGTGTCGGGCGACCTGTCGCAGCGCGCGCGCGCGGGCGAGTTCCAGCGCGCGGCGGTCTTCCTGCGCGACGCCCAGCGCGTCAGCCGCACGATCGTCGTGCCGGGCAACCACGACGTGATGTGGTGGCGCGCGCCGCTCGGCATCGGCGCGGACGAGGCGCTGTACGAGAACTGGCGCGCGCACGTGCAGGCGGAGATCGAGCCGGTGCTGCGCGTGCCGGGCGCCACGTTCGTCGGCCTCAACACGGCCCAGGGCGTGCTCCCGCAGACGCTGACGTGGAACGTGCGCGACATCTCGATCATCGGGCACATCCGCCGCGCGCAGATCGAGCACGCGGCCGCCGAGTTCGCGCGCTCGCCGTCCACCGACGCGCGCGTGATCGTCATGCACCACAACCCGGTCAAGGGCGAGCTCTCGCAGCGCCACGGCCTCAAGAACACGCGCAAGGTGCTCGGCGCGTTCGCCGAGAT encodes:
- a CDS encoding metallophosphoesterase family protein; translation: MLTVLHVSDLHFGRPMVPAHIAALESLVNDRPFDVVAVSGDLSQRARAGEFQRAAVFLRDAQRVSRTIVVPGNHDVMWWRAPLGIGADEALYENWRAHVQAEIEPVLRVPGATFVGLNTAQGVLPQTLTWNVRDISIIGHIRRAQIEHAAAEFARSPSTDARVIVMHHNPVKGELSQRHGLKNTRKVLGAFAEIGVDLVLCGHDHQEAIHFVEHTKKGTVISTAGTVSSRSRGGRPSSANAITLTGETIEITTLVWSAEGQRFLPGPRHCFDR